Proteins encoded in a region of the Psychromicrobium lacuslunae genome:
- a CDS encoding ABC transporter permease, with protein MTEQILSSPIHPGQARPVPLARRIVLQARYETNTMLRNGEQLILAIVLPLLGLIALVVTPLLDDLGQSRINIAAPGILALCAMSTAFTGQGIATGFDRRYGVLRFLSTTPLGRSGLIAGKVIAVLAVLVIQVIVIGAVALLLGWQPHFPGVLLGIPLLVLGALSFTSLGLLIAGTARPEATLALTNLLWILLGALGGIVLPPSRSPGLMSDIVQFLPSGALGEAMRSAMLHGSFNIFSVIVLLVWAVVASVAAVKWFKWS; from the coding sequence ATGACTGAGCAGATACTAAGCAGCCCGATCCATCCGGGGCAGGCGCGCCCGGTGCCACTGGCCCGGCGAATTGTTTTACAAGCTCGCTACGAAACCAACACCATGCTGCGCAATGGCGAACAGCTCATTCTGGCTATTGTGCTGCCTTTACTCGGGCTGATAGCTCTGGTGGTGACCCCGCTACTCGATGATCTGGGGCAGAGCCGAATCAATATTGCGGCACCTGGAATCTTGGCGCTCTGCGCGATGTCTACGGCTTTTACCGGCCAGGGCATAGCTACCGGCTTCGACCGCCGTTACGGCGTACTGCGCTTCCTCTCCACCACCCCGCTGGGTCGTAGCGGGCTGATCGCGGGAAAAGTGATTGCCGTGCTCGCGGTGTTGGTGATCCAGGTCATCGTGATCGGTGCGGTGGCGCTTCTCCTCGGTTGGCAGCCACATTTCCCCGGTGTGCTCTTGGGCATTCCCTTGCTGGTCCTCGGAGCACTGTCCTTCACTTCGCTGGGCCTGCTCATTGCCGGCACCGCGCGGCCGGAAGCTACCTTGGCGCTGACCAACTTGCTCTGGATCTTACTCGGCGCCCTGGGCGGCATTGTGCTGCCGCCGAGCCGTTCACCGGGGCTCATGTCGGACATCGTGCAGTTCTTACCCTCCGGTGCCCTCGGCGAAGCAATGCGCTCGGCAATGTTGCACGGAAGTTTCAATATTTTCTCGGTCATCGTGCTTTTGGTTTGGGCGGTGGTTGCCTCGGTGGCCGCCGTGAAATGGTTCAAATGGAGTTGA
- a CDS encoding ABC transporter ATP-binding protein, whose product MPDASSPALIIDGLVKDVGPVPALDGRMKRVISGLSLTAEFGQVTVLLGLNGAGKTTTLECAQGLQKRQGGKISLLGVDPEMADAALRARVGVMLQDGGLPPALRPIPLLRHVAGMYQDPWPVDELVQLLDIESFASTSIRRLSGGQKQRVALAAALVGRPEMVFLDEPSAGLDPQSRQLVFELIRKLRSDGLAVVLTTHLLDDAQRLADYVYILDDGRTVAEGTVPELLKAADHNSSTRTLTFDATPGLTPTLRDELRLVETRPGSYTVSGPLQSSDLADLAGWWATHQVMPTSINLASRSLEDVFLDIANIAALERAQK is encoded by the coding sequence GTGCCCGACGCCTCCTCCCCCGCCCTCATCATTGACGGCCTAGTTAAAGACGTCGGCCCGGTCCCGGCTCTCGACGGCCGAATGAAACGGGTGATTAGCGGACTCTCATTGACCGCCGAGTTCGGCCAGGTAACAGTGCTGTTGGGGCTCAATGGTGCGGGTAAGACCACCACTTTGGAATGCGCTCAAGGTTTACAGAAAAGACAGGGCGGCAAGATTTCACTGCTCGGCGTTGACCCGGAAATGGCAGATGCGGCTTTGCGCGCCCGGGTTGGCGTCATGTTGCAGGATGGCGGCCTGCCGCCCGCGTTGCGGCCCATCCCACTGCTGCGCCACGTCGCTGGGATGTATCAAGACCCGTGGCCGGTCGACGAACTGGTGCAACTGCTCGATATCGAGTCCTTTGCCAGCACCTCGATTCGGCGGCTCTCCGGTGGCCAAAAGCAGCGAGTCGCCCTGGCCGCCGCATTGGTCGGCAGGCCGGAAATGGTTTTTCTCGATGAGCCCAGCGCCGGTCTAGATCCGCAATCAAGGCAACTGGTCTTCGAGCTGATTCGCAAGTTGCGCAGCGATGGCCTCGCGGTGGTGCTCACCACTCACCTGCTCGACGATGCACAGCGTTTGGCCGATTATGTCTACATCCTCGATGATGGCCGGACCGTCGCTGAAGGCACCGTGCCTGAACTACTCAAGGCAGCGGATCATAACTCTTCAACCCGCACTCTGACTTTCGATGCCACTCCCGGCCTGACCCCGACGTTACGTGACGAACTGAGGCTGGTTGAGACCCGACCCGGCAGTTACACCGTGAGCGGCCCGCTGCAAAGCAGCGACTTGGCTGATTTGGCTGGGTGGTGGGCAACCCATCAGGTAATGCCCACTTCGATCAACTTGGCTTCACGCTCGCTCGAGGATGTTTTTCTCGACATCGCGAACATTGCCGCGCTGGAGAGGGCACAGAAATGA